The following are encoded together in the Kribbella voronezhensis genome:
- the rsmG gene encoding 16S rRNA (guanine(527)-N(7))-methyltransferase RsmG — protein MDKLFPRAADRLAAYAELLATEGTLRGLIGPREVPRLWERHLLNCALLERLIPEHSTVADIGTGAGLPGIVLAIVRPDLEVALVEPLLRRTTFLEEAVEQLGCDNAEVVRARAEELPTASYDVVASRAVAPLGKLAGWCLPLCVEGGLMLAMKGASAEEELAASERELEALGAEVWHVHQLGVDELAQPTTVVSIVAGRAARGSQHRRRGR, from the coding sequence GTGGACAAGCTGTTTCCACGAGCGGCGGATCGGCTTGCGGCCTATGCCGAGTTGCTGGCAACCGAGGGCACGCTGCGCGGCCTGATCGGCCCGCGCGAAGTACCGCGGCTCTGGGAGCGGCATCTGCTGAACTGTGCCCTGCTCGAGCGGTTGATCCCGGAGCACTCCACGGTCGCCGACATCGGTACGGGAGCGGGGCTGCCTGGGATCGTGCTGGCGATAGTCCGGCCGGATCTCGAGGTGGCGCTGGTCGAGCCGTTGCTCCGGCGCACCACCTTCCTGGAGGAGGCGGTCGAACAACTCGGCTGCGACAACGCCGAGGTCGTCCGCGCCCGAGCAGAAGAGTTGCCCACGGCGTCGTACGACGTGGTCGCCTCGCGGGCCGTCGCTCCGCTCGGGAAGCTGGCCGGCTGGTGTCTGCCGTTGTGTGTCGAGGGCGGCCTGATGCTGGCGATGAAGGGCGCGTCCGCGGAGGAGGAACTGGCCGCCTCGGAGCGGGAGCTGGAAGCTCTCGGAGCCGAGGTTTGGCATGTTCACCAACTCGGTGTGGACGAACTGGCCCAGCCGACGACAGTCGTGAGTATTGTGGCCGGACGTGCTGCGCGGGGATCCCAGCACAGAAGACGCGGGAGGTGA